In Aegilops tauschii subsp. strangulata cultivar AL8/78 chromosome 3, Aet v6.0, whole genome shotgun sequence, one genomic interval encodes:
- the LOC120976342 gene encoding LOW QUALITY PROTEIN: LEAF RUST 10 DISEASE-RESISTANCEUS RECEPTOR-LIKE PROTEIN KINASE-like 2.4 (The sequence of the model RefSeq protein was modified relative to this genomic sequence to represent the inferred CDS: deleted 2 bases in 1 codon; substituted 1 base at 1 genomic stop codon): MSDCEKENFKSLPYLAIHLHVCAFVNQSARAMPAALRALTALYVLAVLAGNQVEGRHHQPDCPSLSCGLLGNISSPFRRASDPPGCGYRSYELVCSDTKATICIGGATYYVSGINYSNFSFWVVDADLDLHNSCPLPRWNPPYPYDNMEVELDPLVDTRACFVKCSQEVKGTGTYMPVACLSTNDSFVYVLTGLRSTYMEYLQPSCGYLAVTPRPWDSPTLENASYADVVKSMRTGFAVYFPLRYTRETIKGCLRDIVRXVQDFEILSSEGIKRLITYSLLADGFSWYCVFNTGVPGYIIIIIFWILKWLAVLCRFVLAPLAVLIFLAHKYWKTRITIDAVEKFLRKQQMLGPMRYAYTDITAITSHFRDKLGQGGYGSVFKGVLLPGNVHVAVKMLEGNPNCNGEDFINEVSIIGRIHHVNVVRLMGFCSEEMRRALVYEYMPQGSLDKYIFSAKKSFSWDKLADIADPA; encoded by the exons ATGTCCGACTGTGAGAAGGAAAATTTCAAG TCACTCCCTTATCTGGCCATTCATTTGCACGTCTGTGCTTTTGTGAACCAGTCTGCCAGGGCGATGCCTGCTGCTCTCAGGGCCTTAACTGCCTTGTATGTGCTTGCAGTTCTTGCTGGAAATCAGGTGGAAGGGCGGCACCATCAGCCTGATTGTCCTTCTTTGTCGTGCGGTCTTCTTGGAAACATATCGTCTCCATTTCGTCGGGCAAGTGATCCACCTGGGTGCGGCTATCGATCTTACGAGCTGGTTTGCAGTGATACCAAGGCTACGATATGCATCGGCGGTGCAACTTACTATGTGTCTGGTATCAACTACAGTAATTTTTCCTTCTGGGTTGTTGATGCCGACTTGGATTTACACAACAGCTGCCCTCTACCTCGGTGGAATCCTCCATACCCATACGACAACATGGAAGTCGAATTGGACCCCCTTGTAGATACTCGGGCTTGCTTTGTAAAATGCTCTCAGGAAGTAAAGGGCACTGGTACGTACATGCCTGTTGCTTGCCTAAGCACCAACGATTCTTTTGTTTACGTGCTAACTGGCCTCAGATCTACATACATGGAGTACCTTCAACCTTCTTGTGGGTACTTGGCCGTGACTCCTCGACCTTGGGACAGTCCGACGCTAGAAAATGCAAGTTATGCAGATGTTGTGAAATCCATGAGGACTGGATTTgctgtttattttcctttgagaTATACTAGGGAGACCATCAAGGGATGCCTAAGAGACATTGTTCGGTGAGTTCAGGATTTTGAGATAT TGTCGAGTGAGGGCATCAAGCGACTTATTACATACAGTCTTCTGGCTGATGGATTTTCTTGG TATTGTGTATTTAATACAGGTGTTCCCGGttacatcataataatcatcttCTGGATTCTGAAGTGGCTAGCAG TGTTATGCAGGTTCGTGTTGGCACCACTGGCTGTGTTGATCTTCCTCGCCCACAAGTATTGGAAAACGAGGATCACGATCGATGCTGTCGAGAAGTTCCTCCGAAAGCAACAAATGCTAGGTCCAATGAGGTATGCCTACACCGACATCACAGCAATTACAAGCCATTTCAGAGATAAGCTGGGCCAGGGAGGCTACGGCTCTGTCTTCAAGGGTGTGCTATTGCCAGGCAATGTTCATGTCGCTGTCAAGATGCTAGAGGGCAATCCTAACTGCAATGGAGAAGATTTCATCAATGAAGTCTCCATCATCGGTAGGATCCATCACGTTAATGTGGTGCGCCTCATGGGATTCTGCTCAGAGGAAATGAGGAGAGCACTAGTTTATGAGTACATGCCTCAAGGTTCTCTGGAC
- the LOC141042585 gene encoding rust resistance kinase Lr10-like yields TLYKLVYSVLCRFVLAPLAVLIFLAHKYWKTRITIDAVEKFLRKQQMLGPMRYAYTDITAITSHFRDKLGQGGYGSVFKGVLLPGNVHVAVKMLEGNPNCNGEDFINEVSIIGRIHHVNVVRLMGFCSEEMRRALVYEYMPQGSLDKYIFSAKKSFSWDKLADIADPA; encoded by the coding sequence ACCCTATATAAACTTGTTTATTCAGTGTTATGCAGGTTCGTGTTGGCACCACTGGCTGTGTTGATCTTCCTCGCCCACAAGTATTGGAAAACGAGGATCACGATCGATGCTGTCGAGAAGTTCCTCCGAAAGCAACAAATGCTAGGTCCAATGAGGTATGCCTACACCGACATCACAGCAATTACAAGCCATTTCAGAGATAAGCTGGGCCAGGGAGGCTACGGCTCTGTGTTCAAGGGTGTGCTATTGCCAGGCAATGTTCATGTCGCTGTCAAGATGCTAGAGGGCAATCCTAACTGCAATGGAGAAGATTTCATCAATGAAGTCTCCATCATCGGTAGGATCCATCACGTTAATGTGGTGCGCCTCATGGGATTCTGCTCAGAGGAAATGAGGAGAGCACTAGTTTATGAGTACATGCCTCAAGGTTCTCTGGACAAGTACATCTTCTCAGCCAAGAAGAGTTTCTCCTGGGACAAGCTAGCCGATATAGCAGATCCGGCTTGA
- the LOC141020885 gene encoding uncharacterized protein — MAMPAALRALSVLYVLAVLAGNQVEGRHHQPDCPSFSCGLLGNISSPFRRASDPPGCGYRSYELVCSDTKATICIGGATYYVSGINYSNFSFWVVDADLDLHNSCPLPRWNPPYPHDNMEVELDPLVDTRACFVKCSQEVKGTGTYMPVACLSTNDSFVYVLTGLRSTYMEYLQPSCGYLAVTPRPWDSPTLENASYADVVKSMRTGFAVYFPLRYTRETIKGCLRDIVR; from the coding sequence ATGGCGATGCCTGCTGCTCTCAGGGCCTTAAGTGTCTTGTATGTGCTTGCAGTTCTTGCTGGAAATCAGGTGGAAGGGCGGCACCATCAGCCTGATTGTCCATCTTTCTCGTGTGGTCTTCTTGGAAACATATCGTCTCCATTTCGTCGGGCAAGTGATCCACCTGGGTGCGGCTATCGATCTTACGAGCTGGTTTGCAGTGATACCAAGGCTACGATATGCATCGGCGGTGCAACTTACTATGTGTCTGGTATCAACTACAGTAATTTTTCCTTCTGGGTTGTTGATGCCGACTTGGATTTACACAACAGCTGCCCTCTACCTCGGTGGAATCCTCCATACCCACACGACAACATGGAAGTCGAATTGGACCCCCTTGTAGATACTCGGGCTTGCTTTGTAAAATGCTCTCAGGAAGTAAAGGGCACTGGTACGTACATGCCTGTTGCTTGCCTAAGCACCAACGATTCTTTTGTTTACGTGCTAACTGGCCTCAGATCTACATACATGGAGTACCTTCAACCTTCTTGTGGGTACTTGGCCGTGACTCCTCGACCTTGGGACAGTCCGACGCTAGAAAATGCAAGTTATGCAGATGTTGTGAAATCCATGAGGACTGGATTTgctgtttattttcctttgagaTATACTAGGGAGACCATCAAGGGATGCCTAAGAGACATTGTTCGGTGA